In Acidobacteriota bacterium, a single window of DNA contains:
- the hisH gene encoding imidazole glycerol phosphate synthase subunit HisH, producing the protein MIGVINYGAGNVGSVLRAVQYLGFPAEAVEDPGRLQSADQLILPGQGHFSAMMEALESKKMIAPLREQMAGGKPFLGICLGLQALYESSEEAPGRTGFGLLPGCVTRFKGVFKVPHLGWNQLQVRRQDGLFKAVPDGSFAYFCHSYYGPVTTETTVVTEYGQNFAAAAQVGTVYAVQFHPEKSGDVGLKVLENFLKF; encoded by the coding sequence ATGATCGGCGTGATCAACTACGGCGCGGGCAACGTCGGCTCGGTGCTGCGGGCTGTCCAGTATCTCGGTTTCCCGGCGGAAGCCGTCGAGGACCCTGGACGGTTGCAGTCCGCCGACCAGCTCATTCTGCCCGGCCAGGGACACTTCAGCGCGATGATGGAAGCGTTGGAATCGAAAAAGATGATTGCTCCACTGCGCGAGCAGATGGCCGGCGGAAAACCCTTTCTGGGAATCTGCCTGGGCCTTCAGGCACTTTATGAGTCGAGCGAAGAGGCCCCGGGCCGAACAGGTTTTGGGTTGCTGCCGGGCTGCGTGACAAGGTTTAAGGGGGTCTTCAAGGTTCCGCACCTTGGCTGGAATCAACTGCAGGTCCGCCGTCAGGATGGGCTTTTCAAAGCCGTTCCCGACGGCAGTTTCGCTTACTTTTGCCATTCGTATTATGGTCCCGTCACGACGGAAACGACGGTCGTCACCGAATACGGACAGAATTTTGCAGCCGCGGCCCAGGTGGGTACGGTTTACGCCGTCCAGTTCCATCCAGAAAAGTCCGGCGATGTGGGATTGAAGGTCCTGGAAAATTTTCTGAAGTTCTAA
- the hisB gene encoding imidazoleglycerol-phosphate dehydratase HisB — protein sequence MKARTASLHRKTTETDIRIRLDLDGRGRYSVSTGIRFLDHMLELFARHGGFDLDLKARGDLDVDQHHTVEDVGIALGETLLKALGTKKGINRAGYFVMPMDETLALASVDLSGRPYLALNAPIRARRVGDLQSELLEDFFQGFATSSKANVHLKIFYGRSSHHGIEALFKALARALRYACSRDTRLKDQLPSTKGLL from the coding sequence ATGAAGGCCCGCACGGCATCGCTCCATCGCAAGACCACGGAAACCGACATCCGTATCCGGCTTGACCTTGACGGCCGCGGGCGATACTCGGTTTCCACCGGCATCCGGTTTCTCGACCATATGCTGGAGCTTTTTGCGCGCCACGGCGGCTTCGATCTCGATCTTAAAGCGCGGGGCGACCTTGATGTTGACCAGCACCACACCGTTGAAGACGTTGGCATTGCGCTGGGAGAAACGCTGCTTAAGGCGCTGGGAACCAAAAAAGGAATCAATCGCGCCGGCTACTTTGTGATGCCCATGGACGAGACGCTGGCGCTCGCTTCCGTTGATTTGAGTGGCCGGCCTTACCTTGCGCTGAATGCACCCATCCGCGCACGGCGAGTGGGCGATCTTCAATCAGAACTTCTGGAGGATTTTTTCCAGGGCTTTGCGACGAGCTCCAAAGCCAACGTGCACCTCAAGATTTTTTATGGCCGCTCCAGCCACCATGGCATTGAGGCGCTGTTCAAGGCCCTCGCGCGGGCCTTGCGTTATGCGTGCTCGCGTGACACCCGGCTGAAGGACCAGCTTCCGTCAACCAAAGGGCTTCTATGA
- the hisC gene encoding histidinol-phosphate transaminase, with protein MVRPRRAVERLKAYRPPREGRGGKLRLDFNENTVGCAPQVVRALRSKLNGDWLSRYPEYEEAREKLARYFGVAADELLLANGTDDAIKMVCDTFVGPGDELIVPAPTFPVYEFFHTVAGGRTTRVRYDGKFRLTARMLLAAVNKRTRWMAIANPNNPTATVVSQRDLRTILREAPDVLVLVDEAYVDFSGQTVLPWIRKYPNLVVTRTFSKAFGLAALRLGCILTNARIAEPMRRAQNPFAVNSLALACALEAIKHDRFVARYARQVCSNRDKLCGFLDRIGIPYVPSSSNFVLARVGSKASEIALKLRGQDILIRDWSYDPRLLGYLRFTVGSTEQTRRLIQGLAEFRPMMETQTRNGSQSKSSKRRPL; from the coding sequence ATGGTTCGACCCCGAAGGGCCGTTGAGCGCCTGAAGGCTTATCGCCCTCCACGCGAGGGGCGCGGCGGGAAGCTCCGGCTCGACTTCAATGAAAACACGGTGGGCTGCGCGCCGCAGGTGGTCCGCGCTCTGCGCAGCAAACTGAACGGTGACTGGCTCTCACGCTATCCCGAATACGAAGAGGCGCGTGAAAAACTCGCCCGCTACTTTGGTGTGGCAGCCGACGAGCTGCTCCTGGCCAACGGCACGGACGATGCCATCAAGATGGTCTGCGACACATTCGTGGGTCCGGGCGATGAGTTGATTGTTCCTGCGCCCACTTTTCCCGTCTATGAGTTCTTCCACACCGTCGCCGGAGGACGCACCACGCGCGTCCGGTATGACGGAAAATTCCGCCTGACGGCGCGCATGCTGCTTGCTGCCGTCAACAAGCGCACACGCTGGATGGCCATAGCCAATCCCAACAACCCCACCGCCACTGTGGTTTCGCAGCGCGACTTGCGCACGATTCTGCGTGAAGCTCCCGATGTGCTGGTCCTGGTGGACGAAGCTTATGTCGACTTTTCGGGCCAAACGGTCCTGCCGTGGATCAGAAAGTATCCCAATCTTGTGGTGACGCGGACGTTTTCAAAAGCCTTCGGCCTGGCCGCGCTGCGCCTGGGATGCATCCTGACCAACGCCCGGATCGCTGAGCCCATGCGTCGCGCGCAGAACCCGTTTGCGGTGAATTCCCTGGCTCTGGCCTGCGCGCTGGAAGCCATCAAGCATGACCGATTCGTCGCCCGCTATGCCCGGCAGGTTTGCAGCAACCGCGACAAGCTCTGCGGTTTTCTCGACAGGATTGGCATTCCTTACGTCCCGAGTTCGTCAAATTTCGTTCTGGCGCGTGTCGGCTCGAAGGCTTCGGAAATCGCGCTGAAACTGCGCGGCCAGGACATCCTGATCCGCGACTGGAGCTACGATCCGCGCCTGCTGGGCTATCTGCGATTCACCGTCGGCTCAACAGAACAGACGCGCCGGCTGATTCAGGGGCTCGCAGAGTTCCGGCCCATGATGGAAACACAAACACGAAACGGTTCTCAGAGCAAGTCTTCAAAAAGGCGGCCTTTATGA
- the hisD gene encoding histidinol dehydrogenase, protein MIPIFRSTDVKSVKQILRSGETQLKKAEAAARRILSDVRREGDRALKRWTLQLDKVDLAREGFAVKRREVVKAYRQVPEGFADAVQTSARNIRKAAREQLPRSWQISNGPGIKVSQIVRPLGRVACYVPGGRFPLPSTVLMSVIPAQVAGVGEIFITSPRPAPAVLVAADILGIKKIFRLGGAQAIGAFAYGTESIPRADKIVGPGNRYVAAAKKLVAGDCGIDFVAGPSELMVVASEGNARWIASDLVAQAEHDPDAVAIFLTPSRKLALEVQGAVERILEEVFAREGGVPTKALNGHGAVVVTKTLEEAIDLVNAFAPEHLSLLGAASRMLDRVRSAGSIFLGETSPVAAGDYASGTNHILPTAGAARLRGGLSTADFVKTISVQKLTPQGLARIRKTITTLARTEGLKAHAYSIETRFKVHGSTPKGR, encoded by the coding sequence ATGATTCCAATCTTCCGCAGTACAGACGTCAAGAGCGTCAAGCAAATTCTCCGTTCCGGCGAGACCCAGCTTAAGAAAGCTGAAGCCGCCGCCCGGCGCATCCTGAGCGATGTCCGCCGCGAGGGCGACCGCGCGCTCAAACGCTGGACCCTGCAACTGGATAAGGTCGATCTTGCCCGGGAAGGGTTTGCCGTCAAGCGGCGGGAAGTCGTTAAGGCCTACCGGCAGGTTCCCGAAGGCTTTGCGGACGCGGTACAAACTTCCGCCCGCAACATTCGCAAGGCCGCTCGCGAGCAGTTGCCGCGCTCCTGGCAAATCAGCAACGGCCCCGGCATTAAGGTCAGCCAGATTGTGCGCCCTCTCGGCCGCGTTGCCTGCTATGTGCCCGGCGGCCGTTTTCCGCTTCCCTCGACCGTGCTGATGAGCGTGATTCCGGCACAGGTCGCGGGCGTAGGCGAGATTTTCATCACTTCCCCGCGCCCCGCTCCCGCCGTGCTGGTTGCAGCCGACATTCTGGGCATCAAGAAGATTTTTCGCCTCGGCGGAGCGCAGGCCATTGGCGCCTTCGCCTATGGCACGGAAAGTATTCCACGCGCGGACAAGATCGTGGGGCCCGGCAACCGCTACGTCGCCGCCGCCAAGAAGCTGGTGGCCGGTGACTGCGGGATCGATTTTGTTGCAGGTCCCTCGGAACTGATGGTGGTTGCGTCCGAGGGCAACGCCAGGTGGATCGCTTCCGACCTGGTGGCGCAGGCCGAACACGATCCGGACGCGGTGGCCATTTTCCTGACTCCATCGCGCAAGCTGGCGCTTGAAGTCCAGGGCGCCGTGGAAAGGATACTGGAAGAGGTTTTCGCCAGGGAGGGCGGAGTTCCAACAAAAGCGCTGAACGGGCATGGAGCCGTGGTGGTAACGAAGACCCTGGAAGAAGCCATCGATCTGGTGAATGCCTTTGCTCCCGAGCACCTCTCGCTGCTCGGCGCCGCAAGCCGGATGCTCGATCGCGTGCGCTCGGCTGGGTCCATCTTTCTCGGCGAAACCAGCCCCGTTGCGGCGGGCGACTACGCCTCCGGGACCAATCACATCCTGCCCACCGCCGGGGCGGCGCGTCTGCGCGGAGGGTTGAGCACAGCCGATTTCGTCAAGACGATTTCCGTACAGAAACTCACTCCGCAGGGGCTTGCGCGTATTCGAAAGACCATCACCACGCTGGCCCGCACTGAGGGCCTGAAAGCGCACGCCTATTCCATCGAAACGAGGTTTAAGGTCCATGGTTCGACCCCGAAGGGCCGTTGA
- a CDS encoding TIGR00730 family Rossman fold protein translates to MENRKACVYCGSSRQCDSTYLKAAERLGRVLARNNFTVVYGGGAAGSMKSLADGVVAEGGRLVGVIPEFMVELEWMDPQLPETIVVNDMHERKKQMIDGVDAVIALPGGCGTLEELMEAITWKRLGLYLGAIVILNTQSFYQPLIRLLDQCIGERFMDTRHARMWSVVGEPEEVPQAISAATPWSADCRSFAALR, encoded by the coding sequence ATGGAAAACCGGAAAGCCTGCGTTTACTGCGGATCAAGCCGCCAGTGCGACTCCACCTACCTGAAAGCTGCCGAGCGGCTCGGCCGTGTGCTTGCCCGGAACAATTTTACGGTGGTCTATGGCGGCGGCGCTGCCGGCTCGATGAAGAGCCTCGCCGACGGCGTAGTGGCCGAAGGCGGGCGCCTGGTGGGCGTGATTCCGGAATTCATGGTTGAGCTGGAATGGATGGACCCGCAGCTGCCTGAAACCATTGTCGTCAACGACATGCACGAGCGCAAGAAACAGATGATCGATGGCGTGGACGCCGTTATCGCCCTTCCTGGTGGATGCGGCACGCTGGAAGAACTGATGGAGGCGATCACCTGGAAACGGCTGGGCCTTTATCTGGGGGCCATCGTCATCCTGAACACTCAATCATTTTACCAGCCGCTTATCCGGCTTCTCGACCAGTGCATCGGCGAGCGCTTCATGGATACCCGGCACGCCCGCATGTGGAGCGTTGTGGGTGAGCCTGAAGAAGTGCCTCAGGCCATTTCCGCCGCCACACCCTGGAGCGCGGACTGCCGGAGCTTCGCGGCGCTGAGATGA
- a CDS encoding ATP phosphoribosyltransferase: MSLKLGIPKGSLQEASLQLFRRAGYEITVGSRSYFPVIDDSEMECMLIRAQEMARYVEDGVLDAGMTGRDWILENNEDGTGVVEVADLIYAKNTFGKVRWVLAVPENSDIRGVKDLEGKTVATELVNVTKRYLAKNGVNAKVEFSWGATEVKPPVLADAIVEVTETGSSLRANGLRIVETLLESNTKFIVNKAAWNDAWKRRKIETLVMLLRGAIDAAGKVGLMLNVKRADLKAVLDVLPALKRPTISDLSDSDWVAVNTVIEDKTAREIIPRLKAANAQGIVEYPLSKIIF; this comes from the coding sequence ATGAGTTTGAAACTGGGAATCCCCAAGGGCAGCCTTCAGGAGGCATCGCTTCAACTGTTCAGGCGCGCGGGCTATGAGATTACCGTCGGCTCGAGGTCCTATTTCCCGGTGATTGACGACAGCGAAATGGAGTGCATGCTGATTCGCGCCCAGGAAATGGCCCGCTACGTGGAAGACGGCGTTCTGGACGCCGGCATGACCGGCCGGGACTGGATCCTGGAGAATAACGAAGACGGCACCGGCGTGGTGGAAGTGGCCGACCTGATCTATGCAAAGAACACCTTTGGGAAAGTCCGATGGGTGCTGGCCGTGCCGGAGAATTCTGATATCCGGGGCGTCAAAGATCTGGAAGGAAAAACCGTGGCCACGGAACTGGTGAATGTGACGAAGCGTTACCTGGCGAAAAACGGCGTGAATGCCAAGGTGGAATTCTCCTGGGGAGCGACGGAAGTGAAGCCGCCTGTGCTCGCCGACGCCATTGTTGAGGTGACGGAAACCGGCTCCTCGCTGCGCGCCAACGGCCTGCGGATTGTTGAGACCCTCCTCGAATCGAACACCAAATTCATCGTGAACAAGGCCGCCTGGAATGACGCCTGGAAGCGGCGGAAAATCGAGACATTGGTCATGCTGCTGAGAGGTGCCATCGACGCGGCCGGCAAGGTAGGGCTGATGCTGAACGTGAAACGCGCGGACCTGAAAGCCGTGCTCGACGTGCTGCCGGCCCTTAAGCGGCCGACTATCTCAGACCTTAGCGATTCGGATTGGGTGGCGGTCAACACCGTAATTGAAGATAAGACCGCGCGGGAAATCATTCCACGGCTCAAGGCCGCGAACGCGCAAGGGATTGTGGAATATCCTTTAAGCAAAATTATCTTCTAG
- the hisI gene encoding phosphoribosyl-AMP cyclohydrolase → MDLKFQDNLIPAIVQDSETGDVLMLGYMNDQAYQTTLSTGFVTFYSRSRQKLWTKGETSGHKLKVREVRVDCDKDALLVRAELAGPGCCHMGYRSCFFRKVTPEGEEVIARQEFNPEQIYGSSKQETKA, encoded by the coding sequence ATGGACTTGAAATTCCAGGACAATCTTATCCCAGCCATCGTCCAGGACTCGGAGACCGGCGACGTCCTGATGCTGGGCTATATGAACGACCAGGCTTACCAGACGACGTTGAGCACTGGCTTCGTCACCTTCTACAGCCGCAGCCGGCAGAAACTCTGGACCAAGGGTGAAACCTCCGGCCACAAGCTGAAGGTCCGCGAGGTGCGGGTGGATTGCGACAAAGATGCGCTGCTCGTACGCGCGGAACTGGCGGGACCCGGGTGTTGCCACATGGGTTACCGGTCGTGCTTTTTCCGCAAGGTGACGCCTGAGGGCGAAGAAGTGATCGCCCGGCAGGAATTTAATCCCGAGCAGATTTATGGCAGTTCGAAACAGGAGACGAAAGCATGA
- a CDS encoding type II toxin-antitoxin system HicB family antitoxin has product MKFYSFQIVIEKEPEDEGYYAYTPNVPGCFSNGKTIEEAKHNIREAVEQHLASMLAHGQTVPQEDRLVHVEELTVGVPE; this is encoded by the coding sequence ATGAAATTTTACTCTTTCCAAATCGTCATTGAGAAAGAGCCGGAGGACGAGGGCTACTATGCCTATACCCCAAACGTCCCCGGCTGCTTTAGCAACGGTAAGACCATAGAAGAGGCTAAACACAACATCCGGGAGGCTGTCGAACAGCACCTGGCCTCCATGCTGGCTCACGGCCAGACGGTCCCGCAGGAGGACCGGCTGGTTCATGTCGAAGAACTCACCGTCGGCGTCCCCGAATGA
- a CDS encoding type II toxin-antitoxin system HicA family toxin has translation MTRLPQVTARELIRFLKSQGFVEDRQSGSHLTLWHLDRRVSVTIPVHTGCDIGRGLAARILKDAGFSVDDYLRLR, from the coding sequence ATGACTCGCCTTCCGCAAGTGACGGCTCGGGAACTTATTCGATTCTTGAAATCGCAGGGATTCGTCGAGGATCGGCAATCAGGAAGTCACCTCACCTTATGGCACCTCGACCGGCGCGTTTCGGTTACGATTCCAGTTCACACCGGCTGCGATATAGGACGCGGCCTCGCCGCCCGAATCCTTAAAGACGCTGGTTTTAGCGTTGACGACTACTTGCGATTGCGGTGA
- a CDS encoding MFS transporter, which produces MRIFYGWWVVAAAFLNLFFGVGIVFYGMPVFYPELVRNLGFSRSQVTAGLLLGFLIVAPFVGYLGSLIDRRGARSIIRFGLIFVGGPLILMGWMTHLWQYYLLSIAEVFGYILTGPIPNQVLISRWFRAARGRAMGYAYLGLGVGGAVSPILVHFLVAHYGWRRAFEVVGLLILVVLLPVAQWVTRSAPEEMGLSPDGVEVPVAQPSAPGVVFDLRRVARSANFWLIMMGSTLVIGAIGTVIQQFVLFLHDQKYTLGQASVISSGLLFAGLAGRVIVGYLADRFQKKNVMATFYLVLALVIPLLFVARYPVAAWSFAIIFGFAMGADYMLIPLVTAECFGLATLGKLLAVIIMANSLGQWIGPWTAGLIFDATHSYNIAWAAVTIGGVVGAFLIYSIKVEREQTAIRAVSSTTA; this is translated from the coding sequence ATGCGGATCTTTTACGGCTGGTGGGTTGTTGCCGCGGCCTTCCTGAACCTCTTTTTTGGGGTTGGAATCGTATTTTACGGCATGCCTGTCTTCTATCCGGAACTGGTAAGAAACCTGGGATTCTCGCGGAGCCAGGTGACGGCGGGCCTGCTGCTGGGCTTTCTGATCGTTGCTCCGTTTGTGGGTTACCTCGGCTCATTGATTGATCGGCGTGGCGCGCGTTCCATCATTCGCTTCGGGCTGATCTTTGTGGGCGGCCCGCTCATCCTGATGGGGTGGATGACGCACCTGTGGCAGTACTACCTGCTTTCCATCGCAGAAGTTTTTGGCTACATCCTTACCGGACCCATCCCGAACCAGGTGCTGATCTCGCGCTGGTTCCGCGCGGCGCGGGGCCGCGCAATGGGCTATGCCTACCTGGGCCTGGGAGTCGGCGGCGCGGTATCGCCCATCCTCGTCCACTTCCTCGTTGCGCACTACGGCTGGCGACGGGCCTTCGAAGTGGTCGGGCTTCTCATTCTGGTCGTGCTGCTCCCCGTCGCGCAGTGGGTCACACGGTCCGCTCCGGAAGAAATGGGACTCTCTCCTGATGGCGTCGAAGTTCCTGTGGCGCAACCCTCCGCACCGGGCGTGGTGTTTGACCTTCGCCGCGTGGCCCGCTCAGCCAACTTCTGGCTGATCATGATGGGCAGCACGCTCGTGATCGGAGCCATCGGCACCGTCATTCAGCAGTTTGTGCTCTTTTTGCATGACCAGAAATACACGCTCGGCCAGGCTTCTGTGATTTCAAGCGGCCTTCTGTTTGCCGGGCTCGCGGGGCGCGTGATTGTCGGCTACCTGGCCGACCGCTTCCAGAAGAAGAATGTGATGGCCACTTTCTACCTGGTGTTGGCATTGGTGATCCCGTTGCTGTTCGTTGCCCGTTATCCCGTCGCCGCATGGTCATTTGCCATCATCTTTGGCTTTGCCATGGGCGCCGACTATATGCTGATTCCGCTGGTCACTGCGGAATGTTTCGGCCTGGCCACGCTCGGCAAGCTGCTGGCTGTCATCATCATGGCCAACTCACTGGGCCAGTGGATCGGTCCCTGGACGGCAGGATTGATTTTTGACGCTACTCACAGCTATAACATCGCCTGGGCCGCGGTCACCATCGGCGGCGTTGTGGGGGCTTTCCTGATCTATTCCATCAAGGTCGAGCGCGAGCAAACCGCCATCCGCGCCGTCAGCTCCACCACCGCATAA
- a CDS encoding dihydrodipicolinate synthase family protein yields the protein MKPLTVDECGRLLWHGLVPAVPVPMTAGGQIDSAAQEKYIAYMRQQPVAGVALWAHTGRGLHLSREQRLQVLKAWANGLGRDKLIIAGVGGPHEGAASFSAYAESALEMADDALQHGANAFLVYAPSPLRKIAGEGELEKLVLDYHQQLASLHEPVILFYLYEAAGGISYSPGLLRRLFALPEVLGIKLATLDSVMTYQNVAGLIAEEFPEKLLITGEDRFLGYSLMAGAQAALIGMGAACTRLQHNMMDAYFGGHSLEFLDLSGAVDRLSQVLFIPPMEGYIQRMLWTLAHLGVIGRESTHDPWGPELPQSEFAKIGETLAGIGELDSLNGEKD from the coding sequence ATGAAACCGCTTACGGTTGACGAATGCGGACGCCTCCTCTGGCATGGCCTTGTCCCTGCCGTCCCTGTGCCGATGACGGCCGGCGGCCAAATCGATTCTGCTGCGCAGGAAAAATACATTGCCTACATGCGCCAGCAGCCCGTTGCCGGCGTAGCCTTGTGGGCGCACACAGGCCGCGGCCTGCACCTCAGCCGCGAGCAGCGGCTTCAGGTTTTGAAAGCCTGGGCCAACGGACTCGGCCGCGACAAGCTGATTATCGCCGGCGTCGGAGGCCCGCACGAGGGCGCCGCCTCGTTTTCGGCCTATGCCGAATCTGCCCTTGAAATGGCTGATGACGCTCTTCAGCATGGCGCGAATGCATTCCTGGTTTATGCCCCCTCGCCGCTCCGAAAAATCGCGGGCGAAGGCGAACTTGAAAAGCTGGTGCTGGACTATCACCAGCAACTTGCCTCACTTCATGAGCCTGTCATTCTCTTTTACCTCTATGAGGCCGCTGGTGGAATTTCGTATTCACCGGGGCTCCTTCGCAGGCTCTTCGCGTTGCCGGAGGTTTTGGGCATCAAACTCGCCACGCTCGATAGCGTGATGACTTATCAGAACGTGGCAGGCCTGATTGCCGAAGAGTTCCCGGAGAAGCTCCTCATCACCGGCGAGGACCGCTTTCTCGGTTACAGCCTGATGGCCGGCGCGCAGGCGGCCCTGATCGGCATGGGAGCGGCCTGTACCAGACTCCAGCACAACATGATGGACGCATATTTTGGCGGACACTCTTTGGAATTTCTAGACCTTTCCGGCGCCGTCGACCGCCTGTCCCAGGTGTTGTTCATCCCGCCCATGGAGGGCTACATCCAAAGGATGCTCTGGACCCTGGCCCATCTGGGGGTTATCGGGCGCGAGTCCACCCACGATCCGTGGGGACCCGAGTTGCCGCAAAGCGAGTTCGCAAAAATCGGGGAAACACTGGCCGGCATCGGGGAGCTTGACAGCCTGAACGGCGAAAAGGATTGA
- the menC gene encoding o-succinylbenzoate synthase, producing MSKAMHLSAIRLHWVQVPLHEPFKISNGEVSVKDAILVELQGKNGNAGWGEASPMGGSFYSSETPDTTWDFLCNKAVPGLLTQPVPEAGRCFEWLSQFPGEPFAKAGVEGAVWDFWANQASVPLFKMLCGARRPIPSGAAIGLMPTVDGLLDRVDTFLRQGYRRIKIKIMPGHDVELVRAVRKRFGDIPLMVDANAAYRLEDAAIFEELDGYGLMMFEQPLGRKALADHAELQRRLKTPICLDESAEDLESIGTAIRLGSAKIINIKVQRMGGLAPAKQAHDAAQAAGIPCWMGTMPELGVASAQALHLATLGNFTFPTDVEASARWFKDDIIEPLIEISGDGFIELPEGPGMGYQIDLEKVERRRIRFEEFRP from the coding sequence ATGTCGAAAGCGATGCATCTTTCAGCAATCCGCCTGCACTGGGTGCAGGTCCCTTTGCACGAACCCTTTAAGATATCGAACGGCGAAGTCTCCGTCAAAGACGCTATCCTGGTGGAATTACAGGGCAAAAACGGCAACGCCGGATGGGGAGAGGCCTCGCCCATGGGCGGCTCTTTCTATTCTTCTGAAACGCCCGACACAACCTGGGATTTCCTTTGCAACAAAGCCGTCCCCGGATTGCTTACGCAGCCCGTTCCTGAAGCCGGCCGGTGCTTCGAGTGGCTCTCACAGTTCCCCGGCGAACCTTTTGCCAAGGCCGGAGTTGAAGGGGCGGTTTGGGATTTTTGGGCCAACCAGGCCTCCGTACCGCTCTTCAAAATGCTTTGCGGGGCCAGGCGGCCCATCCCATCCGGCGCAGCCATCGGGTTAATGCCCACCGTCGATGGATTGCTCGATCGCGTGGACACTTTTTTGCGCCAGGGATACCGCCGCATCAAGATCAAGATCATGCCAGGGCATGATGTGGAACTCGTGCGGGCGGTCCGCAAACGGTTCGGAGACATCCCGCTAATGGTTGACGCCAATGCCGCTTACCGCCTGGAAGACGCCGCCATCTTTGAAGAACTGGATGGATACGGCCTGATGATGTTTGAACAGCCATTAGGCCGCAAAGCGCTCGCCGACCATGCGGAACTCCAGCGCCGCCTGAAGACCCCTATCTGTCTCGACGAATCCGCTGAAGATCTGGAGTCGATTGGCACGGCCATCCGGCTGGGGAGCGCGAAGATTATCAACATCAAGGTCCAACGCATGGGCGGACTGGCGCCGGCGAAACAGGCGCACGACGCAGCACAGGCGGCAGGCATTCCCTGCTGGATGGGAACCATGCCCGAACTCGGCGTGGCTTCCGCGCAGGCGTTGCACCTGGCGACGCTCGGGAACTTCACTTTCCCGACGGACGTTGAAGCTTCAGCGCGCTGGTTCAAGGATGATATCATTGAGCCTCTCATTGAAATTTCCGGAGACGGCTTCATCGAACTGCCTGAGGGCCCGGGCATGGGCTATCAAATCGACCTGGAAAAAGTCGAACGGCGCCGAATCCGGTTTGAGGAATTCCGGCCATGA
- a CDS encoding Re/Si-specific NAD(P)(+) transhydrogenase subunit alpha, which yields MIIGIPKESFPGERRVAMVPSAVPLLTKAGFEVVMEAGAGVSAGYLDKDYADKGVKVLGTRAEIFKTADIVVQVLCYGSNDRTGKEDMALYREGQFLVGFLRPLGAVETLQDIASKGVSSFSVEFMPRITRAQSMDALSSMSTICGYKAVLLAADTLPRLCPMLTTAAGTITPARIFIIGAGVAGLQAIATARRLGAVASAYDVRPAVKEQVQSLGGRFVELPIEAKDAQDARGYATAQDESFYQRQRELLGRVVAESDVVITTAVIPGKKPPILVTEDMVKSMAPGSVIVDLASERGGNCELTEASRIVVKHNVNIVGYINLASSVPYHASQMYARNISTFLVHLFKGGKPELNLEDEITRETMITRGGEIVHGRVREFYSLPALSAAKNA from the coding sequence ATGATCATAGGTATTCCCAAGGAGAGCTTTCCTGGAGAGAGGCGAGTGGCCATGGTGCCCTCCGCTGTTCCTTTACTGACGAAAGCGGGGTTCGAAGTCGTCATGGAAGCCGGAGCGGGCGTCAGCGCAGGCTATCTGGACAAGGACTATGCCGACAAGGGCGTCAAGGTGTTGGGCACACGCGCGGAAATCTTCAAAACTGCCGACATTGTTGTGCAGGTCCTCTGCTACGGTTCCAACGACAGGACGGGGAAAGAAGATATGGCGCTCTACCGGGAGGGCCAGTTTCTCGTGGGCTTCCTCCGGCCGCTGGGAGCAGTGGAAACACTGCAGGACATCGCCTCCAAAGGGGTGTCGTCGTTCAGTGTCGAATTCATGCCCAGAATCACGCGCGCACAGAGCATGGACGCTCTTTCCTCCATGTCCACCATCTGCGGTTACAAGGCGGTGCTGCTGGCTGCCGACACGCTGCCACGGCTGTGTCCCATGCTGACCACCGCTGCGGGCACCATCACGCCTGCCCGTATTTTCATCATCGGGGCCGGAGTGGCCGGCCTCCAGGCAATTGCGACGGCGCGCCGGCTGGGCGCTGTCGCCTCGGCCTATGACGTGCGTCCCGCCGTCAAGGAGCAGGTGCAGAGCCTTGGCGGCCGTTTTGTCGAACTGCCGATCGAGGCAAAGGACGCGCAGGACGCGCGCGGATACGCCACAGCCCAGGATGAAAGCTTCTACCAGCGCCAGCGGGAACTGCTGGGCCGCGTAGTGGCGGAGAGTGACGTGGTGATCACCACGGCGGTGATCCCTGGCAAGAAGCCGCCTATCCTGGTGACGGAGGACATGGTGAAGAGCATGGCGCCCGGCTCGGTGATTGTAGACCTTGCCTCGGAACGCGGCGGAAACTGTGAATTGACCGAGGCCAGCAGGATTGTGGTGAAGCACAACGTCAACATCGTGGGCTACATCAACCTGGCCAGCAGCGTCCCGTATCACGCCAGCCAGATGTACGCACGGAACATCAGCACCTTCCTGGTCCACCTGTTCAAGGGAGGGAAGCCGGAACTCAATCTGGAAGACGAAATTACACGGGAGACGATGATCACGCGGGGTGGAGAGATTGTTCACGGCCGCGTGCGCGAGTTTTACTCTTTGCCTGCCCTGAGCGCGGCGAAGAATGCTTAG